In the Arachis ipaensis cultivar K30076 chromosome B10, Araip1.1, whole genome shotgun sequence genome, one interval contains:
- the LOC107620482 gene encoding uncharacterized protein LOC107620482, whose product MLAMETIKAGNKGYGAEITVVTYSERKKETDERSKFRILLSFGQHGRELITTELALRILSILSGEQSLPNMDQASLNTTLDKLVIKASSYCRCNCVNNESNMELGSANQDFSEVS is encoded by the exons ATGCTCGCT ATGGAGACCATTAAAGCCGGGAACAAAGGCTATGGTGCTGAGATTACCGTGGTTACTTATTCGGAGCGAAAGAAAGAGACAGACGAGAGATCAAAGTTCCGCATACTTCTT AGTTTTGGGCAGCATGGAAGGGAGCTTATTACAACTGAACTTGCTTTAAGGATTTTGTCTATTCTAAGTGGAGAACAATCACTACCTAACATGGATCAAGCTTCTTTGAACACTACACTTGACAAGCTTGTGATAAAGGCAAGTTCATATTGTCGCTGTAATTGTGTTAATAATGAATCTAATATGGAACTAGGCTCTGCTAATCAGGATTTCAGTGAAGTGTCATAA